In Leptospira harrisiae, a genomic segment contains:
- a CDS encoding toprim domain-containing protein: MAQKTEKTSGNSRNFKKLSHVEHVRMRTGMWLGQNSLSTFEQHFFTKDSAGTYEVSHEELSDIPAKIKCLDEACMNCVDEYRKNLNDKSIPEKDKMNKLIVQLSTDRKRVTIQDNGRGIPADNAEGVYLHLMYGENFDDIAKEDHVAGQNGVGISLVRMVSSFFRVKTINGGKAYKKMFSIHDDAKKVIRSFKLQKEDMEKVFLYFDEHGTFADCPLLSADQIKQLKAPCDKTGMTAVVETAKKEDHGTTVEFELNPAYFNNLDTTFNINLVKQYLQDIAMSNPGLEVVFIHKTGKEKYKFKKGFDEIFSNSEMVYYKLDYADKTSASQIHMETYVVLGQNKNLTWVNSIFCPQGGSAIEYLENRLCDEVRKKSQIVSLEKKLNTQCTRNDVRNCFHMYVNLRILNPRFKSQDKSYLINDLNEDIRKSVDKHLDKLLKKTGLIEEIKMVMERRTQLKQLEDAQKGLRKASRNNIPKLMPPTGKPNDPGRILFVAEGDSAIAGLRPARNPKLHGLFPLRGKPLNCKGMSLAKAMQNEEMKNIVAIVGLPLDQKVKSIDELHYDRISIITDADFDGYAIRSLMLSFFYEYWPELFDLGFINISAAPLYEVDVKWKDAKKETVFCIDDSDYDKLVVRVNKQGAEITRKKRNKGLGETGKEAMKYAVDHCMTTITVGNKKTAKNTQDLWFHKDYAEKRREAISEYSMSVIQD, from the coding sequence ATGGCTCAAAAAACTGAAAAAACCTCAGGAAATTCGCGAAATTTTAAGAAATTATCTCACGTAGAACACGTAAGAATGAGGACAGGGATGTGGCTTGGCCAAAACTCTCTTTCCACTTTCGAGCAACATTTTTTTACCAAGGACAGTGCGGGAACGTATGAAGTGTCCCACGAAGAGTTATCTGACATTCCGGCAAAAATTAAATGTTTAGATGAAGCTTGTATGAACTGTGTGGATGAGTACAGAAAAAACTTAAACGACAAATCCATTCCAGAAAAAGACAAGATGAACAAACTCATCGTACAATTGTCTACTGATCGCAAACGAGTGACCATCCAAGACAATGGTCGTGGAATTCCTGCTGACAATGCAGAAGGGGTTTACCTCCATTTGATGTATGGAGAAAACTTTGATGATATTGCAAAGGAAGATCATGTCGCCGGACAAAACGGAGTAGGGATTTCTCTTGTTAGAATGGTGTCCTCTTTTTTCAGAGTAAAAACCATAAATGGTGGGAAAGCTTATAAAAAGATGTTTAGCATTCATGATGATGCTAAAAAAGTCATTCGTAGTTTCAAACTTCAAAAAGAAGATATGGAAAAAGTGTTTTTGTATTTTGATGAACACGGAACTTTTGCTGACTGTCCTCTACTTTCCGCTGACCAAATCAAACAACTGAAAGCTCCTTGTGACAAAACCGGAATGACAGCAGTTGTGGAAACAGCAAAAAAGGAAGACCACGGAACCACGGTTGAATTTGAATTAAACCCTGCTTATTTTAATAACCTAGATACTACTTTTAACATTAATTTGGTGAAACAATACCTGCAAGACATTGCGATGTCAAATCCAGGACTCGAAGTTGTATTCATTCACAAAACGGGAAAAGAAAAGTACAAATTTAAAAAAGGTTTTGATGAGATTTTTAGTAACTCCGAGATGGTTTACTATAAATTAGATTATGCAGATAAAACTTCTGCTTCACAAATCCATATGGAAACCTATGTGGTTTTGGGCCAAAATAAAAACCTAACATGGGTGAACTCCATTTTTTGCCCACAAGGTGGATCTGCCATCGAGTATTTAGAAAACAGACTTTGTGATGAGGTTCGTAAAAAATCACAAATTGTAAGTTTAGAAAAGAAACTCAATACACAATGTACGCGAAACGATGTAAGAAATTGTTTTCATATGTATGTGAACCTTCGTATCCTCAATCCACGTTTTAAATCCCAAGATAAATCTTACCTCATCAATGACTTAAATGAGGACATCCGAAAGTCTGTGGACAAACATCTCGACAAACTTTTGAAAAAAACAGGTCTAATCGAAGAAATTAAGATGGTGATGGAACGTAGGACCCAGCTGAAACAGCTCGAGGACGCGCAGAAAGGCCTCCGTAAGGCGTCTCGAAACAATATCCCTAAGCTGATGCCTCCGACTGGCAAACCAAACGATCCAGGCCGAATTCTATTTGTGGCAGAAGGGGACTCGGCGATTGCGGGTTTACGCCCTGCAAGAAATCCAAAGTTACATGGACTTTTCCCACTTCGGGGAAAACCACTGAACTGTAAAGGGATGTCTCTTGCAAAGGCTATGCAAAACGAAGAAATGAAAAACATCGTTGCCATCGTGGGCCTTCCTCTAGACCAAAAAGTAAAGTCCATTGATGAACTTCACTACGATCGAATTAGTATCATTACCGATGCAGATTTTGATGGATATGCCATTCGGTCACTCATGTTGTCTTTTTTCTATGAGTATTGGCCCGAACTTTTTGATTTGGGTTTTATCAATATCTCTGCTGCTCCACTTTACGAAGTGGATGTGAAGTGGAAAGATGCAAAAAAAGAAACTGTATTTTGTATTGATGATTCCGACTACGACAAGTTAGTTGTTCGTGTTAATAAACAAGGTGCCGAAATTACTCGTAAAAAACGAAATAAGGGACTTGGGGAAACAGGAAAAGAGGCAATGAAATATGCCGTCGACCATTGTATGACCACCATTACAGTGGGAAACAAAAAGACTGCAAAAAATACACAAGACCTTTGGTTCCACAAAGACTATGCGGAAAAACGTAGGGAAGCAATTTCTGAATACTCAATGAGTGTGATCCAAGACTAA